A genomic segment from Paramixta manurensis encodes:
- the rsmH gene encoding 16S rRNA (cytosine(1402)-N(4))-methyltransferase RsmH translates to MQEHFKHTTVLLDEAVNALNIQEDGIYIDGTFGRGGHSRLILSQLGEQGRLYAIDRDPQAIAAAAEITDPRFTIIHGPFSELAGYMEERGLTGQVNGILFDLGVSSPQLDDAERGFSFMRDGPLDMRMDPTRGLSAAAWLQQAEESDIAFVLKTFGEERFAKRIARAIVERNREQPMTRTKELAEVIYAATPVKDKFKHPATRSFQAIRIWVNSELEEIEQALKGALAALAPAGRLSVISFHSLEDRIVKRFMREQSRGPQVPAGIPMTEAQLSKLGGRQLKALGKMMPGEEEVADNPRARSSVLRIAERTAT, encoded by the coding sequence ATGCAGGAACATTTTAAACATACCACGGTGCTGTTGGATGAGGCGGTTAACGCGCTCAATATTCAAGAAGACGGCATCTATATTGATGGCACATTCGGGCGCGGCGGTCATTCGCGTTTGATCCTTTCGCAGCTGGGAGAACAAGGACGTCTGTATGCCATCGATCGCGATCCGCAAGCTATCGCCGCTGCCGCTGAGATTACCGATCCGCGTTTTACGATCATCCACGGCCCATTTTCCGAACTGGCTGGCTATATGGAAGAACGCGGTCTCACCGGCCAGGTTAACGGTATTTTGTTTGATCTTGGCGTCTCTTCGCCGCAGTTGGATGATGCCGAGCGCGGGTTTTCCTTTATGCGCGATGGCCCGCTGGATATGCGCATGGACCCCACGCGCGGTCTGTCCGCCGCCGCCTGGTTGCAACAGGCTGAAGAGAGCGATATCGCCTTTGTGTTAAAGACCTTTGGCGAGGAGCGGTTTGCTAAGCGTATCGCCCGCGCCATTGTTGAGCGGAACCGTGAACAGCCGATGACGCGTACCAAAGAACTGGCGGAGGTGATTTATGCCGCCACGCCGGTGAAGGACAAATTTAAGCATCCGGCAACGCGCAGCTTTCAGGCAATTCGCATCTGGGTGAATAGCGAGTTGGAAGAGATTGAACAGGCGCTGAAAGGCGCGTTAGCAGCACTGGCGCCGGCAGGGCGTTTATCGGTAATTAGCTTCCATTCGCTGGAAGATCGCATTGTGAAACGGTTTATGCGTGAGCAAAGCAGAGGGCCGCAGGTGCCTGCCGGTATTCCGATGACGGAAGCGCAGTTGAGCAAACTCGGCGGTCGCCAATTAAAAGCATTGGGCAAAATGATGCCGGGTGAAGAAGAAGTTGCCGATAACCCACGCGCACGCAGTTCAGTGTTACGCATAGCAGAAAGGACCGCGACATGA
- the ftsL gene encoding cell division protein FtsL: MIGNERHNLPGVIGGDLLRHGKLGLLLLVAVLVSAVLVVTTAHKTRLLTAQREQLVLERDALDIEWRNLILEENALGDHSRVERTATEKLQMQHVDPAQENIVVQQ; encoded by the coding sequence ATGATTGGAAACGAGCGGCACAACTTACCTGGCGTTATCGGCGGCGATTTGCTGCGCCACGGCAAGCTGGGGTTGCTGCTGCTGGTGGCGGTATTGGTTTCTGCCGTATTGGTGGTCACTACGGCGCATAAAACCCGTTTATTGACCGCGCAGCGTGAACAATTGGTGTTAGAGCGTGATGCGCTGGATATCGAATGGCGCAATTTGATTTTGGAAGAAAATGCCCTCGGCGACCATAGCCGGGTGGAGCGCACGGCGACAGAGAAGCTGCAAATGCAGCATGTCGATCCGGCACAGGAAAACATAGTGGTACAGCAATAA
- the murD gene encoding UDP-N-acetylmuramoyl-L-alanine--D-glutamate ligase, whose translation MADYQGRKVVIIGLGLTGLSCVDFFLTQGVSPRVMDTRLSPPGLEQLPESVERHLGGLNDAWLMAADLIVASPGIALAHPALLEASAAGIEIVGDIELFCREAQAPIIAITGSNGKSTVTTLVGEMAKAAGWAVGIGGNIGLPALTLLKHPAQIYVLELSSFQLETTHSLQAVAATILNVTEDHMDRYPLGMQQYRAAKLRIYEAAQVCVVNADDALTMPIRGADKRCVSFGVDVGDYHLNRQQGSVWLRVNGEKVLNTDEMTLVGQHNYTNALAALALADAAGLPRASSLKALTTFTGLPHRFQLAWEHNGVRWVNDSKATNVGSTEAALKGLRVKGTLWLLLGGDGKSADFSPLAQYVQGEQIRLYCFGRDGAALAALRDNAVQTETLQQAMEQIAAQVQPGDMVLLSPACASLDQFRNFEQRGDSFAQLAKELG comes from the coding sequence ATGGCTGACTATCAGGGTAGAAAAGTTGTCATCATCGGGTTGGGCCTGACCGGGCTCTCCTGTGTTGATTTCTTTTTAACGCAGGGCGTCTCGCCCCGCGTGATGGATACCCGACTGTCGCCGCCGGGTCTGGAACAGTTGCCGGAGAGCGTAGAACGCCATCTTGGCGGCCTGAATGACGCCTGGCTGATGGCGGCAGATTTGATTGTTGCCAGCCCGGGTATTGCTTTGGCGCATCCTGCGTTACTGGAGGCTTCCGCCGCCGGTATCGAAATTGTGGGTGATATCGAGTTGTTTTGCCGTGAGGCACAGGCGCCGATTATCGCCATCACCGGTTCTAACGGGAAAAGTACCGTCACGACGCTGGTGGGAGAGATGGCAAAGGCGGCAGGTTGGGCGGTCGGTATCGGCGGCAATATTGGTTTACCGGCGTTGACGTTGTTGAAACACCCCGCACAGATTTATGTGTTGGAGTTGTCCAGCTTCCAACTGGAAACTACTCACAGCCTGCAGGCGGTAGCCGCCACTATCCTCAACGTGACAGAGGATCATATGGATCGCTACCCGCTCGGGATGCAGCAGTATCGCGCGGCAAAATTGCGAATTTACGAAGCCGCGCAGGTGTGTGTGGTCAATGCGGACGATGCGTTAACCATGCCAATCCGTGGCGCGGATAAACGGTGTGTTAGTTTCGGCGTTGATGTGGGTGATTATCACCTCAATCGCCAGCAAGGTAGCGTGTGGTTGCGTGTTAACGGCGAGAAAGTCTTAAACACCGACGAGATGACGCTGGTTGGTCAACATAATTATACCAATGCGCTTGCCGCGTTGGCGCTGGCGGATGCGGCAGGGTTACCGCGCGCCAGTAGCCTGAAAGCGTTAACCACCTTCACCGGCCTGCCGCATCGCTTCCAGTTGGCGTGGGAGCATAACGGTGTGCGCTGGGTTAATGATTCGAAAGCCACTAACGTCGGCAGCACGGAAGCGGCATTAAAGGGTTTGCGGGTCAAAGGTACGCTGTGGCTGCTGTTGGGCGGCGATGGCAAATCCGCCGATTTCAGCCCGCTGGCGCAATATGTGCAAGGTGAGCAGATTCGTTTGTACTGCTTCGGGCGTGACGGCGCGGCATTGGCGGCGTTGCGCGATAATGCGGTGCAAACCGAAACCCTGCAACAGGCGATGGAGCAGATTGCGGCGCAGGTGCAGCCCGGTGACATGGTGTTATTGTCGCCCGCTTGTGCCAGCCTCGATCAGTTCCGTAATTTTGAACAGCGCGGAGATAGTTTTGCGCAACTGGCTAAGGAGCTCGGCTAA
- the mraY gene encoding phospho-N-acetylmuramoyl-pentapeptide-transferase yields the protein MLVWLAEHLVAFYSGFNVFSYLTFRAIVSLLTALFISLWMGPRLIAWLQKLQIGQVVRNDGPESHFSKRGTPTMGGIMILTSITISVLMWAYPSNPYVWCVLVVLVGFGVIGFVDDYRKVVRKDTKGLIARWKYFWMSVISLGVAFGLYAAGKGTPATQLVVPFFKDVMPQLGLFYVVLAYFVIVGTGNAVNLTDGLDGLAIMPTVFVAAGFALVAWATGNMNFAGYLHIPYLRHAGELVIVCTAIVGAGLGFLWFNTYPAQVFMGDVGSLALGGALGTIAVLLRQEFLLVIMGGVFVVETLSVILQVGSFKLRGQRIFRMAPIHHHYELKGWPEPRVIVRFWIISLMLVLIGLATLKVR from the coding sequence ATGTTAGTCTGGCTGGCCGAACATTTGGTCGCTTTTTATTCTGGCTTTAACGTCTTTTCTTATTTGACGTTTCGCGCCATCGTCAGCCTGCTGACCGCCCTGTTTATCTCCTTGTGGATGGGGCCGCGCCTGATTGCGTGGCTACAAAAATTACAAATTGGTCAGGTAGTGCGTAACGACGGCCCGGAGTCGCATTTCAGTAAACGCGGCACGCCAACCATGGGGGGGATCATGATCCTGACCTCCATCACCATTTCGGTGCTGATGTGGGCTTATCCTTCGAACCCGTACGTATGGTGCGTTCTGGTGGTGTTGGTGGGCTTCGGCGTCATTGGTTTCGTCGATGATTATCGCAAGGTCGTCCGTAAGGATACCAAAGGGTTGATTGCCCGCTGGAAATACTTCTGGATGTCGGTGATTTCACTGGGCGTTGCGTTCGGCCTGTATGCCGCCGGGAAAGGGACACCTGCAACCCAGTTAGTGGTGCCTTTTTTCAAAGACGTTATGCCGCAACTCGGCCTGTTTTATGTGGTGCTGGCCTACTTTGTGATTGTCGGAACCGGGAACGCAGTGAATCTGACCGATGGTCTGGACGGTTTGGCGATTATGCCAACGGTCTTCGTTGCCGCCGGGTTTGCATTGGTCGCTTGGGCAACCGGTAACATGAACTTTGCCGGTTATCTGCATATTCCGTATTTGCGGCATGCCGGTGAACTGGTGATCGTTTGCACCGCCATCGTCGGCGCCGGATTAGGTTTTTTATGGTTTAACACCTATCCGGCTCAGGTGTTTATGGGCGATGTTGGTTCGCTGGCACTGGGGGGCGCATTAGGCACCATCGCGGTTCTGCTGCGTCAGGAATTTTTGCTGGTGATTATGGGCGGCGTATTTGTGGTTGAAACGCTGTCGGTCATTTTGCAGGTGGGGTCGTTTAAGTTACGCGGGCAACGTATTTTCCGCATGGCGCCTATCCATCACCACTACGAATTGAAGGGCTGGCCGGAACCCCGCGTTATTGTGCGGTTCTGGATTATTTCGCTGATGCTGGTGCTCATTGGCCTGGCGACGCTGAAGGTACGTTAA
- the murE gene encoding UDP-N-acetylmuramoyl-L-alanyl-D-glutamate--2,6-diaminopimelate ligase — protein MTDRNLRDLLAPWVPGAPERALREMILDSRSAASGDLFVAVAGHQVDGRRFIPQAIAQGVAAVVAEAEGVARDGDITEMHGVPVIWLAQLPQRLSALAGRFYQQPGEKLRLIGVTGTNGKTTTTQLLAQWANLLGETGAVMGTVGNGLYGHLVTTENTTGSAVDVQHVLSGLVEQGAQLTAMEVSSHGLVQHRVAALPFAAAVFTNLSRDHLDYHGDMARYEAAKWLLFSEHQVGQAIINADDEVGRRWLENLPDAVAVTMENNLQPGCHGRWLKMTHVDYHDNGATLAFESSWGHGEIDSRLMGAFNVSNLLLALATLLALGYPLDKLMATAHQLQPVCGRMEVFSAANKPTVVVDYAHTPDALEKALEAARLHCKGQLWCVFGCGGDRDKGKRPLMGAIAEQFSDVVMVTDDNPRSEDPAAIVADILSGLLDPGRARVVAGRAQAVTNAIMQAKPDDIVLVAGKGHEDYQIVGNRRLDYSDRVTVARLLGVMA, from the coding sequence GTGACAGATCGTAATTTGCGCGACTTACTGGCCCCGTGGGTGCCTGGCGCGCCGGAGCGGGCGCTCCGTGAAATGATACTGGACAGCCGTTCGGCGGCGTCTGGCGATCTGTTTGTGGCGGTTGCGGGGCACCAGGTCGACGGGCGCCGTTTTATTCCTCAGGCTATTGCACAAGGGGTTGCCGCTGTGGTGGCGGAGGCCGAAGGCGTAGCGCGCGATGGCGATATTACTGAAATGCATGGTGTGCCGGTTATCTGGCTGGCGCAATTGCCGCAACGTTTATCTGCATTAGCCGGGCGTTTTTATCAGCAACCGGGTGAAAAGCTACGTTTGATTGGCGTTACCGGTACTAACGGTAAAACCACCACCACCCAACTGTTAGCGCAGTGGGCCAATTTACTGGGCGAGACCGGTGCGGTGATGGGGACGGTGGGCAATGGTTTATACGGCCATTTAGTGACTACCGAAAATACCACCGGTTCCGCTGTTGATGTGCAACATGTGTTAAGCGGTCTGGTTGAGCAGGGCGCTCAGCTTACGGCAATGGAAGTTTCCTCCCATGGGCTGGTGCAACATCGCGTGGCTGCACTGCCGTTTGCCGCGGCGGTGTTTACTAATTTAAGCCGTGACCATCTCGATTATCACGGCGATATGGCACGTTATGAGGCGGCGAAATGGCTGCTGTTTTCCGAGCATCAGGTCGGACAGGCGATCATTAACGCCGATGATGAGGTTGGGCGCCGTTGGCTGGAGAACCTGCCGGATGCGGTGGCGGTGACCATGGAAAATAATCTTCAGCCAGGTTGCCATGGTCGTTGGCTGAAAATGACCCATGTCGATTATCACGATAACGGCGCGACCCTGGCTTTTGAATCCAGTTGGGGTCATGGCGAAATTGATAGCCGCCTGATGGGCGCATTTAACGTCAGTAATCTATTGCTGGCGCTCGCTACGTTGCTGGCGTTGGGGTATCCGCTCGATAAATTGATGGCTACCGCTCATCAACTCCAGCCGGTTTGCGGGCGAATGGAAGTGTTTAGCGCGGCGAATAAGCCGACGGTGGTGGTGGATTATGCCCACACGCCGGATGCGCTGGAGAAAGCGTTGGAAGCGGCGCGTCTTCATTGTAAGGGCCAGTTATGGTGCGTGTTTGGCTGCGGCGGTGACCGTGATAAAGGCAAACGTCCGTTAATGGGCGCCATTGCTGAACAATTCTCCGATGTGGTGATGGTGACCGATGATAATCCGCGCAGCGAAGATCCGGCGGCGATTGTTGCCGATATTTTGAGTGGGCTGCTGGATCCCGGTCGGGCGCGCGTTGTCGCCGGGCGTGCGCAAGCGGTCACTAACGCCATTATGCAGGCGAAACCTGACGATATTGTGCTGGTAGCCGGTAAAGGCCATGAAGATTATCAAATTGTAGGTAACCGTCGCCTTGATTATTCCGACCGTGTGACGGTCGCGCGGTTATTGGGGGTGATGGCATGA
- a CDS encoding peptidoglycan glycosyltransferase FtsI — MRAATKTLKLKRQEDQASFVSWRFALLCGCIFLALAGLLLRVAYLQVINPDKLVREGDMRSLRVQSIPTARGMISDRAGRPLAVSVPVNAIWADPKELNDRGGITLDSRWKALSDALSIPLDQLSSRVNANPKGRFVYLARQVNPAIGDYIKKLKLPGIHLREESRRYYPAGQVTSHLIGFTNIDGQGIEGVEKSFDKWLTGQPGERTVRKDRYGRVIEDISSVDSQAAHNLALSIDERLQALVYRELNNAVAFNKAESGTAVLVDVNTGEVLAMANSPAYNPNNLSNTPKEVMRNRAITDIFEPGSTVKPMVVMTALQRGVVRENTVLNTVPYRVNGHEIKDVGRYNELTLTGVLQKSSNVGVSKLALAMPSSALVDTYSRFGLGKPTNLGLVGESSGLYPQKQRWSDIERATFSFGYGLMVTPLQLARVYATIGSYGIYRPLSITKVDPPVAGERAFPESLVKTVVHMMESVALPGGGGVKAAIKGYRIAIKTGTAKKVGPDGRYVNKYIAYTAGVAPASHPRFALVVVINDPQAGKYYGGAVSAPVFGAIMGGVLRTMNIEPDALPTSDKNEMVINRNEESSDRS; from the coding sequence ATGAGAGCCGCGACAAAAACGCTTAAATTGAAAAGACAGGAAGATCAAGCCAGCTTTGTAAGCTGGCGTTTTGCGTTGCTATGCGGCTGTATTTTCCTCGCGTTGGCGGGCTTGCTACTGCGCGTAGCGTATTTGCAGGTCATCAATCCTGACAAGCTGGTGCGTGAGGGCGATATGCGCTCCTTGCGCGTCCAGTCTATTCCTACCGCCCGCGGCATGATCAGCGATCGTGCCGGTAGGCCGCTGGCGGTTAGCGTGCCGGTAAACGCCATCTGGGCCGATCCCAAAGAGCTGAATGATCGCGGCGGGATCACGCTGGATAGCCGTTGGAAAGCATTGTCCGATGCGCTCTCCATCCCACTTGATCAACTCTCTTCCCGGGTTAACGCTAACCCTAAAGGGCGCTTTGTTTATCTGGCCCGGCAGGTCAATCCGGCGATTGGCGACTACATCAAAAAACTGAAACTGCCCGGTATCCACCTACGCGAAGAATCACGCCGTTACTATCCCGCCGGACAAGTGACCTCCCATCTGATCGGCTTCACCAATATTGATGGTCAGGGCATTGAAGGGGTGGAAAAAAGCTTCGATAAATGGCTGACCGGACAGCCGGGTGAACGTACGGTACGGAAAGACCGCTATGGCCGGGTGATTGAGGATATCTCTTCAGTAGACAGCCAGGCGGCTCATAACCTCGCATTAAGTATTGATGAGCGGCTACAAGCGCTGGTTTATCGCGAATTGAATAACGCGGTCGCCTTCAACAAGGCAGAGTCTGGCACCGCAGTTTTGGTAGACGTAAACACCGGTGAAGTGTTGGCGATGGCAAATAGCCCAGCTTATAACCCGAATAACCTCAGCAACACGCCAAAAGAGGTGATGCGTAACCGGGCGATTACCGACATTTTCGAGCCAGGTTCCACGGTGAAGCCGATGGTGGTAATGACTGCGCTTCAGCGCGGCGTGGTGAGAGAAAACACCGTGTTGAATACCGTTCCGTACCGTGTCAATGGTCATGAGATCAAGGATGTGGGGCGCTACAACGAATTGACCCTTACCGGGGTGCTACAGAAGTCGAGTAACGTTGGTGTTTCAAAGCTAGCGTTAGCGATGCCATCCTCAGCGTTAGTAGATACTTACTCACGTTTTGGACTGGGAAAACCGACCAATTTGGGGCTGGTCGGGGAAAGCAGTGGCTTATACCCTCAAAAACAACGGTGGTCTGACATAGAGAGGGCCACCTTCTCTTTCGGCTATGGGCTAATGGTAACGCCGTTACAGTTAGCGCGAGTCTACGCAACCATTGGCAGCTATGGCATCTATCGTCCGCTGTCGATAACCAAAGTTGATCCGCCTGTTGCAGGCGAACGCGCTTTCCCGGAATCACTGGTAAAAACCGTGGTGCATATGATGGAAAGCGTGGCATTGCCCGGCGGCGGCGGGGTGAAAGCGGCGATTAAGGGATACCGAATCGCTATCAAAACCGGTACGGCGAAAAAAGTTGGCCCTGATGGGCGCTACGTAAATAAATATATCGCTTACACCGCCGGCGTTGCGCCTGCCAGCCATCCACGCTTTGCTTTGGTGGTGGTGATTAACGACCCGCAGGCAGGGAAGTATTACGGTGGCGCGGTGTCCGCACCGGTCTTCGGCGCCATTATGGGCGGCGTGCTGCGTACCATGAATATTGAACCGGATGCATTGCCAACCAGTGATAAGAACGAGATGGTAATTAACAGAAATGAGGAATCAAGTGACAGATCGTAA
- the murF gene encoding UDP-N-acetylmuramoyl-tripeptide--D-alanyl-D-alanine ligase, producing the protein MIAFSLRTLAEITGGKLVGSDLTIADVATDTRKVSAGGLFIALIGERFDAHDFVGDAIAAGASALLVSKHLQVAVPQVVVKDTRIALGKLGAWVRQQVPTRVVALTGSSGKTSVKEMTAAILRQCGETLYTAGNLNNDIGVPLTLLRLTREHQYAVIELGANHQGEIAWTTDLTRPESALVNNLAAAHLEGFGSLAGVAKAKGEIFEGLPVHGTAIINAASNDWPHWQQHLQHKTVWRFSAEPSTDSDFYASEVQVSAAGTRFTLHTPKGQVAVTLPLPGRHNIANALAAAALALSVEAPLEAVKQGLATLKAVPGRLFPIPLAQDKLLLDDSYNANVGSMTAAAQVLADMPGYRVMVVGDMAELGDEAEECHREVGEAARLAGIDKVLSVGELSKTLSHASGVGEHFTDKPALVERLRGLLSEHTVITVLVKGSRSAAMEQVVQTLQEKGTC; encoded by the coding sequence ATGATCGCTTTCTCCTTACGCACGCTGGCGGAGATTACCGGCGGTAAGCTGGTTGGCAGCGATCTGACGATTGCTGATGTGGCCACGGATACACGCAAGGTTAGCGCGGGCGGTCTATTTATTGCCTTGATCGGCGAACGCTTCGACGCGCACGACTTTGTGGGTGATGCAATTGCGGCGGGAGCCTCCGCACTATTAGTGAGTAAGCACTTGCAAGTCGCAGTTCCGCAAGTGGTAGTAAAAGATACGCGTATCGCGTTGGGCAAGTTGGGAGCTTGGGTGCGTCAGCAAGTACCCACTCGCGTAGTGGCGCTAACGGGCTCATCCGGTAAAACCTCGGTCAAAGAGATGACCGCCGCCATCTTACGCCAGTGTGGTGAAACGCTGTATACCGCCGGAAACCTGAATAACGATATCGGGGTGCCGCTTACCCTGTTGCGGTTAACGCGTGAGCATCAATACGCGGTGATTGAGCTGGGCGCTAATCATCAAGGTGAAATCGCCTGGACGACGGATTTAACCCGCCCGGAAAGCGCGCTGGTCAATAATCTGGCGGCGGCGCATTTGGAAGGTTTCGGTTCGCTGGCAGGCGTAGCGAAAGCGAAAGGTGAGATTTTTGAAGGGTTACCGGTGCACGGTACCGCCATTATTAACGCCGCCAGCAATGACTGGCCGCACTGGCAGCAGCATCTCCAGCATAAAACCGTATGGCGTTTTTCTGCGGAACCATCAACGGATAGCGATTTCTACGCCAGCGAGGTGCAGGTGAGCGCGGCAGGAACCCGCTTTACGCTTCACACGCCGAAAGGGCAGGTTGCCGTAACGTTGCCATTGCCTGGGCGTCATAACATTGCCAATGCGTTGGCCGCCGCAGCGCTGGCGCTCTCGGTTGAGGCGCCTTTAGAGGCGGTTAAGCAGGGTTTAGCGACGCTGAAAGCCGTTCCGGGGCGTCTATTTCCGATTCCGTTAGCACAAGACAAATTACTGCTGGATGACAGCTACAACGCCAACGTGGGGTCAATGACAGCCGCCGCACAGGTATTGGCCGATATGCCGGGCTACCGGGTAATGGTCGTCGGTGATATGGCTGAACTGGGCGATGAAGCGGAAGAGTGTCATCGGGAAGTCGGTGAGGCAGCGCGTTTGGCTGGTATCGATAAAGTCCTCAGCGTGGGTGAGCTGAGTAAAACCCTTAGCCACGCCAGCGGCGTTGGCGAACATTTCACCGATAAACCGGCGCTCGTGGAACGTTTGCGAGGGCTGTTGTCGGAACACACAGTCATCACGGTATTAGTTAAAGGTTCTCGTAGTGCCGCCATGGAGCAGGTAGTACAAACCTTACAGGAGAAAGGAACATGTTAG
- the cra gene encoding catabolite repressor/activator: MKLDEIARLAGVSRTTASYVINGKAKQYRVSDKTVEKVMSVVREHNYHPNAVAAGLRAGRTRSIGLVIPDLENTSYTRIANYLERQARQRGYQLLIACSEDQPDNEMRCIEHLLQRQVDAIIVSTSLPPEHPFYQRWINDPLPIIALDRALDREHFTSVVGADQDDAQMLAAELRQQSIKNVLYLGALPELSVSFLREMGFREAWKGDERPIDFIYANSFERSAAAALFETYLEEHPMPEALFTTSFGLLQGVMDVTLRREGRLPSSLSIATFGDHELLDFLECPVLAVAQRHRDVAERVLELVLASLDEPRKPKPGLTRIRRNLYRRGKLSRNQG; encoded by the coding sequence GTGAAACTGGATGAAATTGCGCGTCTTGCCGGCGTGTCGCGTACTACTGCCAGCTATGTAATTAACGGCAAAGCTAAGCAGTATCGTGTCAGCGACAAAACGGTTGAGAAGGTTATGTCCGTGGTACGTGAACATAATTACCATCCCAATGCGGTGGCGGCGGGGCTTCGGGCCGGACGTACGCGCTCTATTGGTCTGGTGATTCCCGACCTGGAAAACACCAGTTATACGCGCATCGCAAACTATCTCGAACGCCAGGCGCGGCAACGCGGTTATCAACTCTTGATCGCCTGCTCAGAGGATCAGCCGGACAACGAGATGCGTTGTATTGAACATCTTCTACAGCGCCAAGTGGATGCGATTATTGTCTCCACCTCGCTGCCGCCGGAGCATCCGTTTTATCAGCGTTGGATTAATGACCCGTTGCCGATTATCGCGCTCGACCGGGCGCTGGATCGCGAGCATTTTACCAGCGTGGTGGGCGCAGACCAGGATGATGCGCAAATGCTGGCTGCTGAACTGCGTCAACAATCGATAAAAAATGTGCTCTATCTCGGTGCGTTACCGGAGTTATCGGTGAGCTTTCTGCGTGAGATGGGGTTTCGTGAAGCCTGGAAAGGTGATGAACGCCCAATAGATTTTATTTACGCCAATAGCTTTGAACGTTCCGCCGCTGCCGCCTTATTCGAAACGTATCTGGAAGAACATCCCATGCCAGAGGCCTTGTTTACCACCTCGTTTGGGCTGTTGCAGGGCGTGATGGATGTGACATTGCGGCGCGAAGGTCGGTTGCCGTCGTCGTTGTCAATTGCCACCTTCGGCGACCATGAGTTACTCGATTTTCTGGAGTGCCCGGTACTGGCGGTCGCACAGCGTCACCGCGATGTGGCTGAACGCGTGTTGGAATTAGTGCTGGCCAGCCTGGATGAACCGCGTAAACCTAAACCGGGTTTAACTCGTATTCGTCGTAATTTGTATCGTCGCGGCAAATTAAGCCGCAATCAAGGCTAA
- the mraZ gene encoding division/cell wall cluster transcriptional repressor MraZ: MFRGATLVNLDSKGRLAVPTRYRETLVEESQGQMVCTIDLHQPCLLLYTLPEWEIIEQKLSRLSSMNPVERRVQRLLLGHASECQMDNAGRLLLANTLRQHAKLTKEVMLVGQFNKFELWDEQTWYQQVKEDIDAEQSAREPLSERLQDLSL, from the coding sequence ATGTTCCGTGGGGCAACATTAGTCAATCTCGACAGCAAAGGGCGGCTTGCCGTACCAACGCGTTACCGCGAAACGCTGGTTGAGGAGTCTCAAGGGCAAATGGTGTGTACCATTGACCTCCATCAGCCGTGCCTGCTGCTTTACACCTTGCCCGAGTGGGAAATCATCGAACAAAAGCTGTCTCGCTTGTCCAGCATGAACCCGGTTGAACGTCGCGTTCAGCGCCTGTTACTGGGGCATGCAAGCGAATGTCAGATGGATAATGCAGGCCGTCTGCTGCTGGCGAACACCTTGCGGCAGCATGCGAAACTAACAAAAGAAGTGATGCTGGTTGGGCAATTCAATAAGTTTGAGTTGTGGGATGAACAGACCTGGTATCAACAAGTTAAGGAAGATATTGACGCTGAACAGTCGGCTCGGGAACCGTTATCCGAGCGGTTGCAGGACTTGTCGCTATAG